Within Rhodospirillales bacterium, the genomic segment CGAGACGTCGCTGGCTCGATCAGCATGAAACAGGTCTTTGAGATCGCCGAGAGCAAGATGCCCGATCTGAATGCCAACGATATCGATGCCGCATCGAAGATCATCGCCGGAACAGCGCGCTCAATGGGCGTCGAGGTAACGGAGTAAAGACCATGGCCAAGACCGGAAAGCGCCTGACCAACGCCTACGAGGCGATCGACCGCGAGAAGGATTACCCGCTTGACGAGGCTGTTTCGGCGGTCAAGGAGCGTGCGACCGCGAAGTTCGACGAGACCGTTGAGATTGTGCTCAACCTGAACGTTGATCCGCGTCACGCCGACCAAATGGTGCGCGGCGTCGTTAGCCTTCCGCACGGCACGGGCCGTTCGGTTCGCGTCGCGGTGTTCGCCAAGGACGCCAAGGCCGATGAGGCTCGCGATGCTGGTGCCGATCTCGTCGGCGCCGATGAACTCGCCGATCAGATCCAGAAGGGTGAGATTGAGTTCGACCGCTGCATCGCTACGCCGGACATGATGCCGGTGGTTGGCCGTCTCGGTAAGATCCTCGGCCCGCGAGGCCTGATGCCGAACCCGAAACTCGGCACGGTGACGCCCGACGTGGCCGGTGCCGTGAACGCCGCCAAGGCCGGCCAGGTCGAATATCGCGTCGAGAAGGCGGGCATCATTCATGCCGGCGTCGGCAAGTCGAGCTTTAGCGAAGACCAGATCGCCGAGAACGTGCGTGCGCTGGTCGATGCGGTGGTCAAGGCCAAGCCGTCCGCGGTGAAAGGAACCTACATGAAGCGCGCAACACTGAGCTCTACCATGGGGCCGGGCGTTCGTGTCGATACGCAGAGCTTCGTGGCCGCTTAGGCGGCTGCAAGCGGTCGGTTTCGGCCGGCCGGCGGTGTGTTTCGGCGCATCGCACCCCACTGTCCGAGATTGCCGGTGTCTTGCGGGACCTAAGGGACACCACCGCCGGCATGAGACGGGAGGAGAGCTTGACCCCTGAGGCTTCGTGCCGAAGGGGAGGGCCGGTCTTCCGGGGCAGGGTTTTATCGTCCGGACCATGATGGGCCGGACAAGTGCTGAACCGGATCTTTGGGGATGGTCCCCATCGTTCCGATTTGACGGAGGACATCCGTGGAACGGTCCAGGAAGGAAGAGATCGTCGACGTCCTGCATGGCGCGTTTAGCGACGCGGGCATTGTAGTCGTGACGCATCATAACGGTCTCACCGTTGCCGAGGCGACCGCTCTGCGCCGTGCGATGCGCGACGTGGGCGCGAACTTCAAGGTAACAAAGAACCGTTTGGCGCTGCGTGCGCTTGATGGAACTCCCTACGAGGGATTGCGAGACCTCTTCACGGGGCCGACCGCGGTCGCTACCTCGGATGATCCGGTTGCCGCCGCCAAGGCCACGATCGATTACGCCAAGAAGAACGAAAAGCTTGTCGTACTCGGGGGTGCCATGGGCGACACGGTGCTGGATGCCGATGGTGTCAAGCAGCTTGCCTCTCTGCCGTCGCTCGACGAACTGAGGGCCAAGATCCTGGGCATGATCCAGACCCCGGCGACGAAGGTTGCCGGCGTCCTTCAGGCTCCCGCAGGTCAGCTCGCACGTGTCTTCTCGGCCTATGCCGTGTCGTGCGCCGAGAACAACTGATCCGGTTCAGACACGAAACACGAAACCTAACGACTCTGGAGTTAACGAATTATGGCTGATCTCGAGAAACTGGTTGATGAACTCTCCTCGCTGACCGTCATTGAGGCCGCTGAGCTCTCGAAGATGCTTGAGGAGAAGTGGGGCGTCAGCGCCGCCGCACCTGTCGCGGTTGCCGCTGCCCCGGGTGCTGCTGGCGGTGATGTCGGCGGAGCCGAAGAAGAGAAGACCGAGTTCGACGTCATCCTCGCTGGCTTTGGCGACAAGAAGATCAACGTCATCAAGGAGGTACGCGGCATCACCGGTCTTGGCCTGAAGGAGGCCAAGGAGCTGGTCGAAGGCGCCCCCAAGCCCGTCAAGGAAGGCGTCAACAAGGACGAAGCCGAGGAAATCAAGAAGAAACTTCAGGAAGCCGGCGCGACCGTGGAGGTCAAGTAACGTGCTGTCTCCGCTGCGCCCTTCCGAGGCACGGCGGTATGACGCATGGAAGTTAAGGGCGCAGTCGCTGATGCCGGACGTCAAGTCGGGTGTCAGCGGCGGCGCCATTGGTGTCGGTAGAGTTTCAGGCGCGTTTCCGCGCCCCGCGGCAGCGCGGCAGGCTGCAGCCCCGGGCAGACGCACGGGGCTGTATACGAAGACAGAGAAGGTGGTGGCATGGCCCAGGACATGAACGGACGATTTGAGAGGCGCCGCGATTTCGGTCGCATCACTCCGGTGATTGCGATGCCCAACCTGATCGACGTGCAGCGCGCGTCCTACGATCAGTTCCTTCAGCACGGCATCATCGAAGCCGACCGCGGCGAAGAGGGCCTGCAGGGGGTCTTCAAGTCCGTTTTCCCGATCCGCGACTTCTCGGACCGCGCCGAACTTCATTTCGTGCGCTATCAGTTCGAGGAGCCGAAGTACGACGTTGACGAGTGCCAGCAGCGCGGCATGACCTATGCAGTGCCGCTAAAGGTGACGCTGCAGCTCTGGATTTTCGACGTCGACGAGGAGATCAAGAAGCGCGATGTCCGCGACATCAAGGAGCAGGACGTCTACATGGGCGATATGCCGCTCATGACTGACAAGGGCACGTTCATCGTGAACGGCACCGAGCGTGTGATCGTCTCGCAGATGCACCGCTCGCCAGGCGTTTTCTTCGATCACGACAAGGGCAAGACCCACTCGTCGGGCAAGTTCCTGTTCGCCGCCCGCGTGATCCCCTATCGCGGCTCGTGGCTCGACTTCGAGTTCGATGCCAAGGACATCGTGCACGTCCGTATTGACCGTCGCCGCAAGCTGCCAGCGACGACGATGTTGTATGCGCTCGGCCTGTCGACCGATGAGATCCTCAAGAAGTTCTACGACAACGTCGTCTACACGAAGGCCGACGGCGGCTGGCGCGTGCCGTTCGACACGAGCCGGGCGCTCGGCACCAAGCTTGCCAGCGACCTGATCAACGCCAAGGACGGTAAGGT encodes:
- the rplJ gene encoding 50S ribosomal protein L10, which encodes MERSRKEEIVDVLHGAFSDAGIVVVTHHNGLTVAEATALRRAMRDVGANFKVTKNRLALRALDGTPYEGLRDLFTGPTAVATSDDPVAAAKATIDYAKKNEKLVVLGGAMGDTVLDADGVKQLASLPSLDELRAKILGMIQTPATKVAGVLQAPAGQLARVFSAYAVSCAENN
- the rplA gene encoding 50S ribosomal protein L1; translation: MAKTGKRLTNAYEAIDREKDYPLDEAVSAVKERATAKFDETVEIVLNLNVDPRHADQMVRGVVSLPHGTGRSVRVAVFAKDAKADEARDAGADLVGADELADQIQKGEIEFDRCIATPDMMPVVGRLGKILGPRGLMPNPKLGTVTPDVAGAVNAAKAGQVEYRVEKAGIIHAGVGKSSFSEDQIAENVRALVDAVVKAKPSAVKGTYMKRATLSSTMGPGVRVDTQSFVAA
- the rplL gene encoding 50S ribosomal protein L7/L12, which gives rise to MADLEKLVDELSSLTVIEAAELSKMLEEKWGVSAAAPVAVAAAPGAAGGDVGGAEEEKTEFDVILAGFGDKKINVIKEVRGITGLGLKEAKELVEGAPKPVKEGVNKDEAEEIKKKLQEAGATVEVK